The Falco biarmicus isolate bFalBia1 chromosome 1, bFalBia1.pri, whole genome shotgun sequence DNA segment GCTGTCCCTGGGCTCTGGGTACCTGGGTGCCATGGtcacagccccccagcagctgggatggaggggagggACCAGCGTGGCCCTctcaccaccccaccccccacacacatgCTGTCCCAGGGTGCAGGAGGAGCAACCACACTCTCTGCTAAGACACTGGAGGAACCCACTAGCAGGGTCTGACCCACCATATTTTAACcaaaagaggcagaaaactCCAGCAGTGACACTGCGAGCAcctggagagctgcagaaagGTCTGAAAGTCCATTTGGTCCCATGTCAGATGAGAGAGCTTCACCTGAAGCTGCTTCTGGGCTTTCTCCAGGGGTCTTTGAAGAGAGGTTCCAGCCCTAGCTCTGTCCCAGCATCAGTGACACCACTCTAGTATCTGAGCTGATCCCATCCCTTCTACGAGTCCCTCTTCACCAGCAGTAGCCAAGGGAGCACAGCCGCCAGCATGGCCACAGTCAAGATGAGGAGGACGGCGAGGGCAATGGGTGACTGGCAGCACTTCACCCCCAGGGCCGAGCTGGATGACAGCGAGCTCTGTGTGTCCACTCTGCTTCTCCCCCCCAGAGAGCCACAGTCCGTGTCCACCAGTGGCATCCCGTGGTCGCTGATGACAAAGATGTGGGCTTCCCGCGCCAGCTCTCCTGGGACCCCCTGTGAGTCCATGGGGCtgttccctgtgctgcagcaccgATCAAAGCTCTGTACCGGCATCACAAAGTGGCTGGGCACCACCAAGGTGTTGCTGGCTTCTGCTTTGGTCAGATGGGACAAGGAGGAAGGTGACAGAGGCATCTCCAGTGTCCGGGGATTGGTGCC contains these protein-coding regions:
- the RNF222 gene encoding RING finger protein 222, yielding MSETSSSKEGPPAECPVCYEKFHPLEAMHRKLSCGHTFCHDCLVKCLLSTKLDGQVQSSIICPVCRYVTFLSKKAALWPPKAGTNPRTLEMPLSPSSLSHLTKAEASNTLVVPSHFVMPVQSFDRCCSTGNSPMDSQGVPGELAREAHIFVISDHGMPLVDTDCGSLGGRSRVDTQSSLSSSSALGVKCCQSPIALAVLLILTVAMLAAVLPWLLLVKRDS